TACCGGCAGGATATTTTCATATACGGATTCACATTATCATGTCGGATAGGGATTTATTGACAAAAGAGGGCGGCTTTGCGATTGCGCGTTACAAGGATTTCGATCCTGAACTGCCTATATTTGCGGAGTCAAAAGGAATATCCGATATTTCATTGATATTTCCGTGGGGCTTTTCTTATATAGCCGATCCGTCCGGCAAGAGGGAAGCGTCGTATGTAATGCCTTCACCTAATTTGAACTGTATGGCGCCGTGTGTTTTGGTACCCGTTCTTTCGGGAAAGATAGTGCGGGGCAAAAAGAATTGTCATATCTGCATTACGGGGGCATCTTCGAATACGGACGATATGACAAAAGTTCCGAACGTTCAGTATGATGATGTGAACGGATCTTTAACCGTCAACGGTAAAAAAATCAAACTTTAATTCCCTGACGCAAGACGGGCGGAAACAGCCGGCTTCTAAAAGATAAAATATTTTCCCGAAAGCTTTATCCGAAGCGATGTACGGATACCTCTTTTTCGTGTTCTCCGTGTTGAGCATTCCTTTGATTACGATTATAATGACGAAATGAGGTTATCACGATGATAAAGGAATTTCTTCCGTTCGATGTTGTTCGAAACGATGCGCTTAAAATTGCGCATAAAATGCACTCCGACGGATTTGTACCGGATGTGATTTATTGTTCGCTGCGCGGAGGCGCGTATATGGCAAACGTTATCAGCGAATATTACAAACTCGTACGGAAGGATTATCATCCCGTCTTGTATGCGTCCGTCGTTGCAAGATCGTATACCGACGTTCAGCAGCACGAAAAAGTGTACGTCGACGGATGGACGTATGCGCCCGAATATCTTCGTCCCGGCGATAAAATCATGCTCGTCGACGATATCTTCGATTCCGGCCGTACGATCAATTCGCTTGTCGAAATATTTTTACAGAGAGGAGTTCCCCGCAGCAATATCAAAATCGTCGTGCACGATTATAAGCGCTTTACGTATCACAAAGAACAGCAGTCCATTCAGCCCGATTATTGGTGCAGGCTTTTGGAAATCACAAAGCCGGAAGAGGATCGCTGGATTCACTATTTGAGCCATGAACTCGTCGGGCTTTCAAAAGAAGAACTCGAAGAGTATTATTTTAAAGATGATCCCGAACTGCGTCCCGTGCTCGAGCCGCTTTTGGGGAAAGTCTGATGTAACAGGAAAACCGGCGATGAAAAAACGCGTATGCCTTATCGCTTTGGCGGTTTTGATTTCGGCAGCCGCTTCGGCAACTGTGAAAATTATTAATCCCGTACAGGGTGTATGGGCGAATAAGCAGCTGCTCGTGCTTGAACTTTCCGAAGGTGAAAACGCATACTATTCGCTCAACGGCTCCGATCCGCTCGATTCGGGTTTTGCATATGACGGTCCCGTAGCGCTCGATGTTTCAGGCGATGTCGAAGTTCGTATCGTTGCCGTCGATTCACGCGGACTCTCTCGTGAATACCGCGTTTCATATACCGTCGCGCCCGTTCCGTTTCCGTCCGCGTATTCGATAGGTGAAATCGCCGATGCCGTTTCGGACGGTATCTTGGAATACACTGCAGGGGACGTGCTCTCTCTTCCGTCCGAACTCGAATACAGTCTCGGCGGTCTGCCCGAATCCTTTCAAAAGGGACGCGCGATTTCATACAGCGCCGATTGCATTCTCTCGCGTTTTATTCCGTGCGTTCTCTCGGACGGGACTGCGAAGTGGCGTTTTATTATAAAAACGAAACCTTCTCTTTCCGGTTCTTTTGCAGTCCGCGACGTTCCGTTTAAAATCACCGATTGGGATACGCTGTCTTTTACGAGCGATGCGCTGATTTACCGCATTGACGATGCATATTGGGTGAGCGGAAACGAAAGCGCCGTCCTTGACAGAACCGTGCCGCACACGATTTTTTGGCAGAGCGTTGCCTTTGCTCCCGCCAATCCCGTAAGCTCCTTTGTGCTTCCGCCAAAACCCGAAACTCTTGTCGAGCGGCGTGAAGACGGTTCGATTTCGCTTGCGCTTCGGGGAGAAGGCTTCCGATTCGGCAGCAGAATTGAAAACGGAGAGGAGACGATGCTTTTTGAAGCGGCGGGAATCGATACGTTTTTCGGAGATGAAGTGTCGGGCACATTTGATGCGGACGTCTATTACGATTCGGTGTATCAGGGACGGCTTTCTTTTCCGTACACTGTCGACCGGCGTTCTCCTTCGGTGCCGACTTTCGTTTCGTCGGCAAAATCTTTTTATTCGAGAAAGGCGGTCGAACTTTCGCTTTCTGGGGACGGGGAGTCCGATCTCTTTGTCGCCGTGAGCAATCCGGTGATGCTGTTCGGAACGATGACAAAAGAAGACGCCGCTTCTCTTTTCGACGTCGTGCATGCGGATTCGTTTTTGCCGTTCACCGCTCCTCTTGTCCTTGATTCGCCTTCCGACGATGCGGTTTATTATAAAATCTGCGCCTATGCGGTCGATCGAAGCGGTAACAAAAGTGCGCTTGTTTCATACGATGTTTTGATCGACAAATATAATTATTATGTCGATGCATCCGCCGATAAAGAGAGCGCCGACGGAACGAGGGACAATCCCTATACGACTCTCGCCGAATGCTTTGCCGCTGCCGAAGAAAACCGCTTTGCGAATATTACGATCAAAGGCACGCTCGTTATGCCCGAAGGAGAAACGCTTATCGATTCGAACTGTGTCATCCGAGGCGAAGATGATGCGCGCCTCGTCTTTGCGTCAGGCGGTTTTTTTACCGTACGGAGCGCAAGTCTTTCCCTTATAAATCTTATCGTCAAACGCGACGATACGGATTCGCCCAATAAAATTAATAATCCTCTTATACGCTTGGAACATTCGGTGCTTACTTCGGAAAACTGTGAAATCGCCGTATCGTTTGCCGAAAGCGGTAATGTTGTAAGCGCCGATACATCCGTCGTTACGATACGCTTTTGCGGCATTACCTCTTCGGCAAAACGCTATTCGTCGTGTATATCGTCCGTCGGCTCCAAACTGAAGATAAGCGATTCGCGCATTTCGACGGCGGCTTCCGCAGCCGTAAATTTTTCCGTGCACGGCGGAGAATTTGAGATGCGTTCGTCTTCATGCAGGGTTGCCGGAAGCTACGGCAGAGCGGCCGAACTCTTCGGCGGAAAAAGCAAAATCGTCGAAAATTCGTTTGTCGCCGATCTGCGATATCCGGAAAGATCCGCCGCTGCGGTCTATACCGATGCGCAAAATATTTCCCTCGAATACGGCGGCAATACCGAAAGCGGCTACTAGGAGAAGGGCTCATGCCGGCTCTTGCAAATTGTTCGACAGCGCCGTCCGCGGAAAATAAGGCGGATGTTTTTTTATGCGGCCTCGACGAGGCCGGAAGAGGCCCGCTTGCAGGTCCCGTCGTCGCTTCCGCCGTGATTTTACCGGACGATTTTCCTCAAGCTATTTTAAATGATTCGAAAAAACTTTCCGCAAAAAAACGCGGTCTTGCCGAAAAAATTATTAAAGAAAAAGCGTGCTGGGGTATCGGCATCGTCTCTCATACCCTCATCGACGAAATCAATATCCTCGAAGCGAGCCTCCTTGCAATGAAAAAAGCGTATGAAGCGCTTTCGGAAAAATTCGATGTATGGTTGAAGGCGTCAGCCCTTTCGGGCAGAACGATATGCGCCGTTGCCGACGGAACGTTTTGCCCCGATATCGGATGCGAATGCCGCAGCGAAGTAAAAGCGGACGCAAAATACGCTCCCGTCATGGCGGCGAGCATACTCGCAAAAACGTACAGAGATGCGATCATGATCGAAATGGATAAAAAATACCCCGCTTACGGATACGCGCGCCACAAAGGCTATCCGACTGCCGAGCACAGACGCATTTGCCGTGAAATCGGTCCTTCTCCGATTCAGAGGCTGACCTTTCATTATTAAGATTCGGTTTTAATAATTATTAATCGATTTCTGCGCCGCTCGTCCGCGCGGCATCGTTCGCTTTTTCAGCATCGCTCCGCTTCGATACGATGTGAACTCTGCCCGTGCGCTTGATGCCGTCGTCGCGCTTCGCTTCTTTTTCGCCGTCTTTTACGTAATACAGTTTTTTTGCGTACTTCGCTTCTTTTTCGGCTTTTTTTTCGCGTGCGGCTTTGACGCGGGCTCTGCGCGCTTTGTCGATAAACGAAAGCGATTTATCCATGCCCTGTAAAAATTTCTGCATATCTTCGGCGAAAATCGCAATCTGATGCCGGTCGAAGTCCGCGCCGTCGCGGCTTTTGCTTTCGACGATTTGAAGAAATATATCGCCCGTTCTGTTTTCTTTGACGTTAAAAAAATACGACCGGTTGTCCAAATATACTTGCGTTGTAAAGAGTTCTCCGCGTGCGCCCATAATCCGTCCTCTGTTGGCTTCACAGTATCATAAAAAGAGCGCTTGGGCAACTGCGCCGGAAACCGTATTCTCTAAAAAATCACGTGTAACGAAAAAAATCGGCTGCACTCCAGGCATCAGTCGATTATGCGAATTTTGCGGCGATTTCGGCCGCCTTTACTGCAAGCGCTTTCATCGCGCTTTCGCTCGTACGGGGGCCGAAGCTGAAGCGGACCGCACCTTCGCGGACGGATGCGCTCACGTTCATCGCCCGTAAAACGGCGCTTCCGCCTGTATGCTGTCCCTTGTGCGAAGAGCATGCGCTTCCGGTCGAAACGCAAAATCCTTCGGCGTCGAGCGCGCGGAGCATCACTTGTCCCGGAATGTTTTTAAAAGACGCCTGCACGATCCACGGAGAATATTCGTCTTCATGCCGGGCGTCGAGCCGCGCTTCGGGGATAATCGTACAGCCTGCGATTTCGGAAAGGCTTTGTATAAAAGATTTTGTTAATTTTTTTTGCGTTTCAAAACGCGCGCGTGCTTTTTCGTTTGTATTCGAAATGCAGTAGCGTTCGAGACAGCGCGCAAATGCGAGCGCACCGTATACGTTTTCCGTTCCGCTTCGTATATTTTTTTCCTGTCCGCCGCCGCGGAAAAAAGATTCGATCGTGTCGGCAAGGTAGAGTATGCCGATACCCCTGGGGCCTCCGATTTTGTGGGCGCTGAAAGCCGCGCTCGCAATCCCTGCATGCGAAAGATCGAGCGGAATTTTTCCTGCAGCCTGAACGCAGTCGACGTGCAGTTTCGCTTTTCGTTTGTTTTCCGCCGCTTTTGCAAGCGCATCCGCTATGTCTTTGATCGGCTGAATAGCGCCCGTTTCGTTGTTGACCGCCATAACACAGACGAGGGCGGTATCGTCGGTGAGTTTTGACAGCACCGCTTCTTTCGTTATGATGCCGCCCGTTGTCGCCGGAATGCGGACGACGCGCCATCCGCATTTTGTCAAGGATTCCGCCTGTTCGCGGACTGCCGGATGCTCGATGGAACTTACGAGTACGGTGCCTTTTTGCGGACGGTTCAATACGGAAAGGAGGGGAATGCAGTCGCTTTCGGTTCCGCCCGACGTAAAGTAAATCGTTTCGGACGGTACGCCCAAAGATGCGGCACATAGTGCGCGCGCTTTTTCCAAAAGCCGTTTCGCTTCTTTTCCGACGGAATGCACGCTCGAAGGATTTCCCCACGCCGAAAAAGTTTCCGCAAGAGAGGCTTCCAAAATATCTTTATCGGAGGGTGCGGTTGCCGCCCAGTCAAAATACCGATCGATATCGTTTTGTTCCATACGCACTATTTTAAAACGTTCAAGATGACATCGTCGCCGACGGTTTCGGAAACCGTTTCGGTCAGACCTTTTTGTAAAACGAGGCGGATGCCGCCGCCGGTATTTTTTTTGTCTTTGTGCATGATCGAAAGGAGCCTCGTTCCCGCAGCACCTCCTTTTATAATCGAAGGCACGGGATCCGTTTCCCAGCCGTAGCGCTCGAGGACGGAGAATACTTCGTCTTTATACGCTCGGCTGCACAAACCGATGTTGCAGCTGAGAGTGACGGCGCGCGATATGCCCCACGCGACCGCATCTCCGTGCGTGACGCTCCCGAAACCCGCAAGCGATTCGAGTGCGTGGCCGAAAGTGTGCCCGTAATTCAAATACGTGCGGATATTTTGTTCGGTAAAATCCCGCTCGACGACGGAAGCCTTTGCCGCGGCGCATTTTTTAATAATAAAGTTTACCGTCGCTTTATCGCGCGAACATATCTTTTCGCTTTCGTTTTTAAATACGTCGTAGAGTTCGGCGTCGTACAAAAGCGCGGTTTTTAAAGCTTCGGCGAGTCCGGATCGATACTGGTCTTCGGAAAGCGATTGTACGAATTCGGGAAAAATGTATATCGATTCGGCGGGGTAAAACGAACCGATCATATTTTTATAATTGTTGAAATCGCATCCGGTTTTTCCGCCGATCGCCGCATCGACCATCGAAAGCAGCGTCGTCGGCACGAACGCGCACGATGCGCCCCGTTTAAAAAGGGATGCCGCAAAACCCGTTATATCCGAAATGACGCCTCCTCCGACGGCGACGAAACTATCCTTTCGCGAAAATTCCGCATCGATCGCATTTTTTACGATGGTAAGGACACTTTCGATCGTTTTGTATCCTTCGCCCGAACCGAGTATGGCAAGTCTGTCGTCTCCGCAGATTCCGTCGTCGAACCTTGCGATAAAAGGCGCGAAGAGCGGGAGCGTTGCGACTTTTGCGTCGGTGACGAAAAAGCGACGGCGGCCCGTTTTTTCTCCGGGCTTAAAGAGATCGATAAAGTCGGGAGCTGTTTCCGCAAAGACGATGCCGGTAGCATCCGTTCCCGGGTGAACGGGCGGATAGGAGATGCGTACGATAGTATCCATAGAAGATATTTTAATAGCTTTTCGTGTCCATTGCAAGAAAAGCGTCGCGCACTTTTTGCACGCGCGCAATTTCCCGTGCGAGCATTTTTCCGTAATCGAGACTGCCGTTTTTTATGCGTTCGCGTTCGTCTTCCCAAAACTGTCGTTCGGTGATAAATAAAAAATCGAACGAAACGGCATTCGCTTTTTCCGCCCACAGTTCGGCTTCTTTCCAATAATAGAGACCGGCCGTATAGCACGAAAGCGCTTTTTCCAAATCACGCACGTATTCGTCTTTCCACGGCGCGTCGTAAAAATATGCGGCTTTTTTATCGTAGGTTCTGCCGAGTCTCAAGTGCTGTTCGATGAGTTTGAGATTCAAATGCATTTGAAAGAGGTAGCGGTATTTTTCCCATTCTTTTTTCGTTTCGATTTTTAAGCCGGCGTAGAGCGGATTGCAAAAGTCCGCTTGTACCGCTTTTTCAAGCCAATAGATATTTTCGAGGCAGTCGTCGGGATATTGCTGGTAGTGGATGTGATAGAGGCGGTAAAAATCCTCTTTATATTTGACCATATACGCGCTTAGGGGCACAGGTATGCCGAAGGAAAAGAGGAGCAAAACGGCGACGATGCGCACGATATGCGGAAAATACTTTTTCACGATTTCAATATCGGCAGATTTTCAAAGTAACTCCATATCTTTTCCGCTGTTTCTTCTATGGGACGCGATGCGTCGAGCGTAATTATGTTCATCGCTTCTTTTTTTGCAAACTCTTCGATGACCGCATCGTAGCGGCGGGCGGTATTTTTTTGAAAATCGGCTTTTTCGTAGATTTCTTTTTGCCCTGCGCGATGTACGACGCGTTCGAACGAAAGGGAAGGGTCGATACGGAAATAAAAAAGCGCTTCGGGAAGCGGAAAGGCGCTGTTTACGAGGTGAGGGATGTCGTCTCCGAACGAAGCCGACTGATAGGCGAGCGTCGAAAAGATGTAGCGGTCGCTTACGGCGATTTTGCCGTTTTGCACGTGCTCCGTGATGCCGCCCTTTCCGTAGATGTGTTCGCACCTGTCGGCGGCAAAGAGAAAGGCCGCCGTCCGCTCATCGACCGGAAATTCGCCTTTGAGCATACGACGTAAAAAAAGCCCCGTCGGGAGTTCCGTCGGTTCCGCCGTCGCAAAGATTTTATCGCCGAGCTTTTTTTTGAGGATACCGAGTTGTGTCGACGTGCCCGACCCGTCGATGCCTTCGAAAACGATAAAATTATGCAATATCATAGAAAACGCCTGCATTTTTTCCGATATTCTGATATGATGACATCGGTGATTTCGCTTTGAGGATTCGGCGGCTGCATGAGTAAAAAATCGGTTATCCGCGGTTTATATATTTTGATTTTTCTCACCATACTGCTCGCGTCGTTCGCATGCGTTCGTCCGATATATAGGGCGCTCACCGAAAATATTTCACATCGTGCGCAAACGGTACGGACAATGCTTGAAAACCGTACGGGGCTTACCTTTTCGTATGCGTCGCTGTCGCCGTCCATTTTAACCGTTTTCAATATAAAAGGTATAGTCCTCGGTTCCGCCGCCGACGGAAAACCGCTCGCATCGATCAGGCGGATCACGCTCCGCTATCGATTGCTGAAATTGCTCCGAGGCGATATAGACAGCGCATTTAAAAGCCTTGTAATAGACGGGATCACTCTCGAGTACGACGATGAAGTCGACAGAGCGATTATCGAAAAACTGGCTTCCTTTGTAAAGACTTCGAATGCGAAGGGCGGAGCAAGGCGGACGGACTTTTCGCGCATCAGCGTCGACTTGCCGTTTTCGCTTTTAATAAAAAACGTGCGCATCCGCTATCGGAGCGCGAAAGCGGATGCATCGTTTACGATACGCTCGGCGGATGCCGTGTATAATGAAGCTTCCCGATCGCTCGGCGTGAATGTGCGCGGCGGTGCGGACGTCGTTTTGCACGGCGCAAACGGCATACGCATTTCGGGAAAGTATTCGCTTTCGAGCTCCGTCCGTCACGGCCTGAACGGAAGCTCCTTTGTCGCACGCTTTTCGAATATGACAGGCGGTGATTTTTCATTCGGCAGACTGAACTTCCGCGCATCCTACGACGACCGCGTCATTTCCGTGCGCACTTTTCAATCTGCGTTTCCCTTTATGGTGAGGGCTTCCTACGGCATCGATTCGAAAAAAGCCGAAGCGTCTTTTGCCGCCGAACACTTTACGCTTTCATCGTTTATCACATCCCGCAGCCGTGCGGATATTATGCAGCGCATAGGAGCGGTATCGCTTACGGCGAGGGCATCCGCCGAATACGATGTCGAACAAAAATCGCTTTCGTATACAAGCGGCGGCAGCCTTTTCGTTCCCGAAACGCTTGTGAAAGGCTCTCTTTCCGTGCGCTTCGACGCTGCAGGAACGAAAGACGAAGTTTCGATTCCGCGCCTCGTCGCTTCGGGAAAAAACTGCGATGCCGAAGCTTCGCTTTTATATCGCTTCAACGGTATGCGTCTTTCGGGCACCGTCGATGCCCGCCGCGTCGCCCTTCCGAACGGAAACGAGCTTTCGACGGAACTGTATTTCGATCCGCTCGATAAGGGTTTTGTATGCTTTGCACCCGAAGTCCGCCTCGGAGAAAAAACCTTTACCGCACTCGAAGCGCGCGTAATGCCGAACGGAAATTCCGTCGATTACAGTTTCGAGCTTTTCGACTACGCGCACGCCGAAGCCGATTCCCCCGGCTCGCTGCGCATAGACGGAAGCTGGCTTACCCGTACGAATTATATTCAGGCGGGAATCAATATCAACAATTTTTACCTCGACAGCGCGGCGGAAGCGGGAGCGTTCTTTTTGACAAAAAACAATTCCGCAACCTTATCCTCTTTTTCGCCGCGCCTCGCGCCTTACGTGTTCACCGGCGAGTTCTTCGTTTCATCCGATTTGAAATCGGTTTCCTACAACGCGCCCTATGCGCTTTTTGTAAATACGCAAAAAGAAAACGAAGCGCTCTTTTTGTCGTTTGACGGAAACGAATCTTCTCTCCAAGTGTCGCAGCTCAACGTCGTATACAAAGGCGATACCTTTTCCGCTTCGGCCGAAATCGACCGCGCTCCCGATTCGTCGGGATCGTTTTTTACGTTTGACGTGCAATATAAATCGGTTCCGTATCATTTTACCGGAAACATCATGCATAATTTTATCAGCGTTTCGGGCGATTACAACCTTGCCGCAGAGTTCCGGCGCTACGATAACGGCAGCATGGAAGGTTCGTTTACGATGAAAAATTTTCCGCTGCATGCAGCCGGTACGATATGGACGCTTTCCGCCGAAACCGGTTTTGCATATACCGAAGACGAAGGTTTTGCCGTACACATCGCGCGATTCGAATCCGAAGATGCCGGCGGAAAATTTCCTTTTTCCCCTCGTGTGTTTTTGTCGGGAACGGTATCGAAGTACGGAGCGATTTTCGATTCCGTTTCATATACGGATTCGTTTTCCGCGCTCACGGGTTCCTCTCAGTGTACCGTCAATTTGCGTGAAGGACGATTGGATTCCGCGCATTTCGATATGACGATGACAAATCCGATTTCAAAAGAATCGATAACGGCGAGCGCTGAAATCAGCAATCCGGATGAAGCGCCGTTTTCCGTCGAAATGCTTAAAAACAATCTGTACTTCAACGCCCGGATTTTATGCGCTAATATCGATTTGAATCGCTTTGCGGCGGAGCAGAGCGAAAACAATCGAATGGCCGCATCGGTGAGCGCGACCGGTACATTTGAAAATCCCTATGTGATCGTTTCCGTAGATGACGCCGATGTGATGTTTGCGGGTATACCGCTTTCGGCAACGGGCAGTCTCATACTCGAAGAGCGCAATCTCTCCGTAAATGAAATGCACATCTCATACGGCAGATTTCTTGTCGATAACGTAAAGGCGGATTTTTCTCTTGAGTCTTTTACCGGGAGCGCATCGGCGGACATAACGACACGGGTGCTGAAAAAAGACGTAAAGCTTCCGCTCCTGCTGAAAATCTCAGATACGGTGTTTTCCGAAAAAAAACGGTATCCCGCTTTTTTTTCGGCGACGCTTTCGTCTCGAGGCGCTTCGGGGTCGCTTTTTGTAAGACCGTTTCCGTTTTCGCTTTCCTTTTCGTATGCCGAAGGAAAGGCGCTTATCTCTTCATCTTCGTCACTCGGCGTTTCGGGAATTATCACCGATAAAGGCGATATCGATTTGAAGATTTCGGAAACAAGACCGTTTCACTGCAGTATCGGCGGAAAAATCGAAACGAAAAATCTTGACATACGCATCTCCGATGTCAGTGCCGATTTGGCCGCTCTTATGTCGCATGTTTCGAATGAGTTCCTCACGATATACAACGGTACGCTTATCGGTTCGGCGAAGATCACGGGGCTCCTTTCCGATCCCGAATTCAATGCCGGT
This Treponema socranskii subsp. buccale DNA region includes the following protein-coding sequences:
- a CDS encoding phosphoribosyltransferase; translated protein: MIKEFLPFDVVRNDALKIAHKMHSDGFVPDVIYCSLRGGAYMANVISEYYKLVRKDYHPVLYASVVARSYTDVQQHEKVYVDGWTYAPEYLRPGDKIMLVDDIFDSGRTINSLVEIFLQRGVPRSNIKIVVHDYKRFTYHKEQQSIQPDYWCRLLEITKPEEDRWIHYLSHELVGLSKEELEEYYFKDDPELRPVLEPLLGKV
- a CDS encoding chitobiase/beta-hexosaminidase C-terminal domain-containing protein yields the protein MKKRVCLIALAVLISAAASATVKIINPVQGVWANKQLLVLELSEGENAYYSLNGSDPLDSGFAYDGPVALDVSGDVEVRIVAVDSRGLSREYRVSYTVAPVPFPSAYSIGEIADAVSDGILEYTAGDVLSLPSELEYSLGGLPESFQKGRAISYSADCILSRFIPCVLSDGTAKWRFIIKTKPSLSGSFAVRDVPFKITDWDTLSFTSDALIYRIDDAYWVSGNESAVLDRTVPHTIFWQSVAFAPANPVSSFVLPPKPETLVERREDGSISLALRGEGFRFGSRIENGEETMLFEAAGIDTFFGDEVSGTFDADVYYDSVYQGRLSFPYTVDRRSPSVPTFVSSAKSFYSRKAVELSLSGDGESDLFVAVSNPVMLFGTMTKEDAASLFDVVHADSFLPFTAPLVLDSPSDDAVYYKICAYAVDRSGNKSALVSYDVLIDKYNYYVDASADKESADGTRDNPYTTLAECFAAAEENRFANITIKGTLVMPEGETLIDSNCVIRGEDDARLVFASGGFFTVRSASLSLINLIVKRDDTDSPNKINNPLIRLEHSVLTSENCEIAVSFAESGNVVSADTSVVTIRFCGITSSAKRYSSCISSVGSKLKISDSRISTAASAAVNFSVHGGEFEMRSSSCRVAGSYGRAAELFGGKSKIVENSFVADLRYPERSAAAVYTDAQNISLEYGGNTESGY
- a CDS encoding ribonuclease HII — its product is MPALANCSTAPSAENKADVFLCGLDEAGRGPLAGPVVASAVILPDDFPQAILNDSKKLSAKKRGLAEKIIKEKACWGIGIVSHTLIDEINILEASLLAMKKAYEALSEKFDVWLKASALSGRTICAVADGTFCPDIGCECRSEVKADAKYAPVMAASILAKTYRDAIMIEMDKKYPAYGYARHKGYPTAEHRRICREIGPSPIQRLTFHY
- a CDS encoding DUF3276 family protein, which gives rise to MGARGELFTTQVYLDNRSYFFNVKENRTGDIFLQIVESKSRDGADFDRHQIAIFAEDMQKFLQGMDKSLSFIDKARRARVKAAREKKAEKEAKYAKKLYYVKDGEKEAKRDDGIKRTGRVHIVSKRSDAEKANDAARTSGAEID
- a CDS encoding cysteine desulfurase family protein; protein product: MEQNDIDRYFDWAATAPSDKDILEASLAETFSAWGNPSSVHSVGKEAKRLLEKARALCAASLGVPSETIYFTSGGTESDCIPLLSVLNRPQKGTVLVSSIEHPAVREQAESLTKCGWRVVRIPATTGGIITKEAVLSKLTDDTALVCVMAVNNETGAIQPIKDIADALAKAAENKRKAKLHVDCVQAAGKIPLDLSHAGIASAAFSAHKIGGPRGIGILYLADTIESFFRGGGQEKNIRSGTENVYGALAFARCLERYCISNTNEKARARFETQKKLTKSFIQSLSEIAGCTIIPEARLDARHEDEYSPWIVQASFKNIPGQVMLRALDAEGFCVSTGSACSSHKGQHTGGSAVLRAMNVSASVREGAVRFSFGPRTSESAMKALAVKAAEIAAKFA
- a CDS encoding 3-dehydroquinate synthase, encoding MDTIVRISYPPVHPGTDATGIVFAETAPDFIDLFKPGEKTGRRRFFVTDAKVATLPLFAPFIARFDDGICGDDRLAILGSGEGYKTIESVLTIVKNAIDAEFSRKDSFVAVGGGVISDITGFAASLFKRGASCAFVPTTLLSMVDAAIGGKTGCDFNNYKNMIGSFYPAESIYIFPEFVQSLSEDQYRSGLAEALKTALLYDAELYDVFKNESEKICSRDKATVNFIIKKCAAAKASVVERDFTEQNIRTYLNYGHTFGHALESLAGFGSVTHGDAVAWGISRAVTLSCNIGLCSRAYKDEVFSVLERYGWETDPVPSIIKGGAAGTRLLSIMHKDKKNTGGGIRLVLQKGLTETVSETVGDDVILNVLK
- the tmk gene encoding dTMP kinase, encoding MILHNFIVFEGIDGSGTSTQLGILKKKLGDKIFATAEPTELPTGLFLRRMLKGEFPVDERTAAFLFAADRCEHIYGKGGITEHVQNGKIAVSDRYIFSTLAYQSASFGDDIPHLVNSAFPLPEALFYFRIDPSLSFERVVHRAGQKEIYEKADFQKNTARRYDAVIEEFAKKEAMNIITLDASRPIEETAEKIWSYFENLPILKS
- a CDS encoding translocation/assembly module TamB domain-containing protein is translated as MSKKSVIRGLYILIFLTILLASFACVRPIYRALTENISHRAQTVRTMLENRTGLTFSYASLSPSILTVFNIKGIVLGSAADGKPLASIRRITLRYRLLKLLRGDIDSAFKSLVIDGITLEYDDEVDRAIIEKLASFVKTSNAKGGARRTDFSRISVDLPFSLLIKNVRIRYRSAKADASFTIRSADAVYNEASRSLGVNVRGGADVVLHGANGIRISGKYSLSSSVRHGLNGSSFVARFSNMTGGDFSFGRLNFRASYDDRVISVRTFQSAFPFMVRASYGIDSKKAEASFAAEHFTLSSFITSRSRADIMQRIGAVSLTARASAEYDVEQKSLSYTSGGSLFVPETLVKGSLSVRFDAAGTKDEVSIPRLVASGKNCDAEASLLYRFNGMRLSGTVDARRVALPNGNELSTELYFDPLDKGFVCFAPEVRLGEKTFTALEARVMPNGNSVDYSFELFDYAHAEADSPGSLRIDGSWLTRTNYIQAGININNFYLDSAAEAGAFFLTKNNSATLSSFSPRLAPYVFTGEFFVSSDLKSVSYNAPYALFVNTQKENEALFLSFDGNESSLQVSQLNVVYKGDTFSASAEIDRAPDSSGSFFTFDVQYKSVPYHFTGNIMHNFISVSGDYNLAAEFRRYDNGSMEGSFTMKNFPLHAAGTIWTLSAETGFAYTEDEGFAVHIARFESEDAGGKFPFSPRVFLSGTVSKYGAIFDSVSYTDSFSALTGSSQCTVNLREGRLDSAHFDMTMTNPISKESITASAEISNPDEAPFSVEMLKNNLYFNARILCANIDLNRFAAEQSENNRMAASVSATGTFENPYVIVSVDDADVMFAGIPLSATGSLILEERNLSVNEMHISYGRFLVDNVKADFSLESFTGSASADITTRVLKKDVKLPLLLKISDTVFSEKKRYPAFFSATLSSRGASGSLFVRPFPFSLSFSYAEGKALISSSSSLGVSGIITDKGDIDLKISETRPFHCSIGGKIETKNLDIRISDVSADLAALMSHVSNEFLTIYNGTLIGSAKITGLLSDPEFNAGFSVEQPDFSLTKVLPYHITSERFFVLMDHNVMTIPSVTMDIRGSTFDVASSLYLDRWTFDRLEATVRTPPNKTVPADLDVDMADFSGRAGVDLNLILQDKIFDVTGKVYVEDVKAKFRMAELLGEREMNYIVPTRANVDVVFGPHVSLVFDPLLRCVFAPGDAIKVKFDQTDNSYSIDGDMHLRSGDIAYLNRSFYLRQGTIRFSDTDDRFNPRITVKAETRERDSNGSDIRIILSAENQPLLDFNPQFSSIPAKSEAEIRTLLGQIVAADSGNMRDILIATTDYAIQSTIGRAVENKLRDWLKFDIFSIRTTVLQNTLRMGFSGDLTRRDLSAGNFLDNSTVYIGKYFGSVLYADALMHLVYDKTRVDDSSTAQGITFQPEFGFELEAPFANIRWDMAPDITAMLNNVIVPSTSLTLSWRFSF